The Thermodesulfovibrionia bacterium genome contains a region encoding:
- the smc gene encoding chromosome segregation protein SMC, with translation MHVERIEIIGFKSFCDKTVIDLHPGITSIVGPNGCGKSNVVDAFKWVLGEQSAKSLRGGTMEDVIFFGSANKKSKGMAEVTLVLSGIDEQPSDADGNNGSGSREISVSRRLYRSGESDYLLNKVPCRLKDIKDILLDTGLELKAYSILEQGRINHILNSKPQDRRFLIEEVAGVMKYKARKAEAIRKLDSSKSNLQRLSDIISEIKRQIGSIDRHAKKAERYKKLFEEMKQIDLKIGKRDMDSLRTELTALASSENDLNAKDAEVAARLHSSEALIEEKKRSCTDTEKMLGEARSRFYLLEKEVTESEGEIALLKRDCENLKDRIGHLAVRDKESLSIKEEALANLENIEKESAAISESLLRLNTVLEEKNNIFQLVQRDITESERSLESERRGLFSKAEEISAIRNEISRILVTIENLNLKTEKNSEDISSVKDNLVSLEDVINDTRNKFNEAGELLKVMTEDKQKLINDLSIKKEELSSSEALLYKDREDFAALASKLESLTEVYDSRKSKIDEIVKVLSHVSDIFETSPEYEIALEAILGEKLNASVVQDHSELARALNHIKEQKSKRSGFISVSQAKASYADTTNANAAAGVIGRAVDFINVKQEFNNVASALLSDVLFVDNIDTAFSCWRTGTSPAYYVTLDGEVLEPSGIVFAGTEKGVLKIKRQIKELEKDISDKKTRIADSEGLVKRLRDEIIRIENNIIVLGGEISDKEKYCHELKVKLSGMDEENTRHQRKLEFLSIETDEGRSEQETLKKTLAEKNHFCELLINDKNAIEEKISSAQGSITENRTRLEALRSELTQVKLDQTSINEKMLSFTRERDRLERSITDIEKKKSEMLNERNSMEESIVRKEAEISRGNEALMSKVIKIEETRGEVSNIEEILGAKTAEVELLERQQKTYTSELDVIRKELSHVEVKKMESSMRYDYRREDIRKSYSIDIENALIDSEVTPEEEERLPQLKAKIEEIGQVNLGTLDEYEELKTRYEFMAKQQDDVVSSITALEETISKINQSTKQRLRDAFDALNEKFKEVFTTLFGNGKAELILTEDDILEAGIEIVAQPPGKKLKNLMALSGGEQALTTLSLLFAGFLVKPTPVCILDEVDAPLDESNTGRFIELLTEMSKNIQFIAITHNRITMEAADYIYGVTMEEPGSSKVVSMHMADIV, from the coding sequence ATGCACGTCGAACGAATTGAAATAATAGGATTTAAATCTTTCTGCGACAAGACCGTGATAGATCTGCATCCCGGCATTACCTCTATCGTAGGGCCCAATGGATGCGGCAAGAGCAATGTGGTGGATGCTTTCAAATGGGTTCTTGGTGAGCAGAGCGCAAAGAGCCTCAGGGGCGGCACCATGGAAGATGTCATCTTCTTTGGTTCAGCCAATAAAAAGAGCAAGGGTATGGCAGAGGTCACACTTGTTCTCTCAGGCATTGACGAGCAGCCTTCTGATGCTGATGGCAATAACGGTTCAGGTTCCCGTGAGATAAGCGTCTCCCGCAGGCTCTACAGGTCAGGCGAGAGCGATTACCTCCTCAATAAAGTCCCATGCAGGCTTAAGGATATCAAGGACATACTTCTTGATACAGGGCTTGAACTCAAGGCATATTCCATATTGGAGCAGGGCAGGATAAATCACATCCTCAATTCCAAGCCTCAGGACCGCAGGTTTCTTATTGAGGAAGTTGCCGGGGTCATGAAGTATAAGGCGAGAAAGGCCGAGGCTATAAGAAAGCTGGACTCATCCAAATCCAACCTCCAGAGGCTCTCAGATATCATAAGCGAGATTAAGAGGCAGATAGGCTCTATAGACAGGCACGCAAAAAAGGCTGAGAGATATAAAAAACTATTTGAAGAGATGAAGCAGATAGATCTTAAGATAGGCAAAAGGGACATGGATTCTCTCAGAACAGAACTTACCGCGCTTGCCTCATCCGAGAATGATCTTAATGCAAAAGACGCAGAGGTTGCCGCAAGGCTTCATTCTTCCGAAGCTCTTATAGAAGAGAAGAAACGTTCATGTACTGACACTGAAAAGATGCTTGGTGAGGCAAGGTCGAGATTTTATCTGCTGGAAAAGGAAGTCACAGAGAGCGAAGGCGAGATAGCACTGCTCAAAAGGGACTGCGAAAATCTCAAGGACAGGATAGGGCATCTGGCTGTCAGGGATAAAGAATCCCTGTCTATAAAAGAAGAGGCTCTTGCGAACCTTGAAAACATTGAGAAGGAGAGCGCAGCAATAAGTGAGAGCCTTTTAAGACTGAATACAGTCTTGGAAGAAAAAAATAATATCTTCCAATTGGTGCAGCGTGATATCACTGAATCAGAGAGGTCTCTTGAATCAGAAAGGAGAGGGCTTTTTTCCAAGGCAGAAGAGATAAGCGCCATAAGAAACGAGATAAGCCGTATCTTAGTTACTATTGAAAACCTTAACCTGAAGACTGAGAAGAATTCCGAGGATATCAGTTCTGTCAAGGATAATCTCGTCTCACTTGAAGATGTTATAAACGATACAAGGAATAAATTTAATGAAGCAGGTGAACTGCTCAAGGTCATGACAGAAGATAAGCAAAAACTGATAAATGACTTGAGCATTAAAAAAGAGGAGCTTTCATCAAGTGAGGCCCTACTCTACAAAGACAGAGAGGATTTTGCCGCACTTGCCTCAAAACTTGAGTCTTTAACTGAGGTATATGATTCAAGGAAGAGCAAGATAGACGAGATTGTTAAAGTGCTTTCGCATGTCTCTGACATATTCGAGACTTCACCTGAATATGAGATTGCGCTGGAAGCTATCCTCGGTGAGAAGCTTAATGCCTCAGTAGTTCAGGATCATAGTGAACTCGCCAGGGCTTTAAATCACATTAAAGAACAGAAGAGCAAGAGAAGCGGTTTTATTTCTGTCAGCCAGGCGAAGGCTTCTTATGCCGATACTACAAATGCTAACGCAGCCGCAGGTGTGATCGGAAGGGCTGTTGATTTTATTAATGTGAAACAGGAATTCAATAATGTCGCGTCTGCTCTTTTGAGCGATGTTCTCTTCGTAGATAATATAGATACTGCTTTCTCCTGCTGGAGAACCGGAACTTCGCCTGCCTATTATGTGACGCTTGACGGTGAGGTGCTTGAACCTTCGGGCATTGTATTTGCCGGCACAGAAAAAGGGGTTCTCAAGATAAAGCGTCAGATAAAAGAGCTTGAGAAAGATATATCCGATAAAAAAACACGAATTGCAGATTCTGAGGGGCTTGTTAAAAGATTAAGAGATGAGATCATCCGGATTGAAAACAATATCATCGTGCTCGGCGGTGAGATATCCGATAAAGAGAAGTACTGCCACGAATTGAAGGTAAAGCTGAGCGGCATGGATGAAGAAAACACAAGGCACCAGAGAAAGCTTGAGTTTCTCTCTATTGAAACAGACGAAGGCAGGAGCGAGCAGGAGACGCTTAAAAAAACACTTGCCGAGAAGAATCATTTCTGTGAGCTTCTTATAAATGATAAAAATGCTATCGAGGAAAAGATATCGTCTGCACAGGGTTCGATCACCGAAAATAGGACAAGGCTTGAGGCTCTCCGCTCAGAACTGACGCAGGTAAAGCTTGATCAGACATCCATAAATGAAAAGATGCTCTCTTTCACAAGAGAGCGGGACAGGCTGGAGAGGTCCATAACGGATATTGAAAAGAAGAAGTCTGAAATGCTCAATGAGCGGAATTCCATGGAAGAGTCTATAGTCCGCAAAGAGGCAGAGATATCCAGGGGCAATGAGGCGCTCATGTCAAAGGTGATAAAGATAGAAGAGACCAGGGGCGAGGTTTCAAATATCGAGGAGATACTTGGAGCAAAGACTGCTGAGGTTGAACTTCTTGAAAGGCAGCAGAAGACCTATACTTCCGAGCTTGATGTGATAAGAAAGGAGCTCAGCCATGTTGAGGTGAAGAAGATGGAATCCTCAATGAGATATGACTATCGCAGAGAGGATATCAGAAAGTCGTATTCTATCGATATCGAAAATGCTTTGATAGATAGTGAGGTCACGCCTGAAGAAGAGGAGAGGCTTCCGCAGCTCAAAGCGAAGATAGAGGAGATAGGACAGGTAAACCTCGGCACGCTTGATGAATATGAAGAGCTTAAGACCAGATATGAGTTCATGGCAAAGCAGCAGGATGATGTTGTGAGCTCAATTACCGCGCTTGAGGAAACCATATCAAAGATCAATCAAAGCACAAAGCAACGGCTGAGGGATGCATTCGATGCTTTAAATGAGAAGTTCAAGGAGGTATTTACAACCCTCTTCGGCAATGGCAAAGCTGAGCTCATACTTACTGAAGATGATATACTTGAGGCCGGTATCGAGATAGTGGCGCAGCCCCCGGGCAAGAAACTCAAGAACCTCATGGCGCTTTCAGGCGGTGAGCAGGCATTGACAACGCTTTCACTGCTTTTTGCAGGCTTTCTGGTAAAGCCCACCCCAGTCTGTATTCTGGATGAGGTCGATGCCCCGCTTGATGAGTCAAATACAGGCAGGTTTATCGAACTGCTGACCGAGATGTCAAAAAATATTCAGTTCATAGCCATTACGCATAACAGGATCACAATGGAGGCGGCTGATTATATCTACGGGGTCACGATGGAGGAGCCAGGTTCTTCCAAGGTGGTTTCTATGCATATGGCTGATATAGTTTAA
- the fusA gene encoding elongation factor G, whose amino-acid sequence MSFDTDKIRNIAVIGGGRAGKTTMTDALLFTAKAIPRIGRIEDGTTTTDYEPEEISRTISISSALAFCDWQGCRLNIIDTPGYINFIEDSKACLSVADGVIAVVSALTGVKAENEQVWKCADSYKLPRLVFISKMDRDNADFASAVSSVEKAYDVSVVPLNIPIGAGPGFEGIIDVVNMKALKFKGGSIFEEEIPEELKSQSEEFRTRLIERVAESDDSLLEKYLEGEELSSDEINKGLKNGVLTGKLVPVFCGSSTLNIGMSQLLDAAVKTLPSPAEKAALGPVKAKDQKTGEEVIIKINEGGPLAVRVFKTIADPFAGKLTLFRVYSGSLKADTTVYNSTHDVKEKLGSVFYLQGKNHIPAQDVGPGGIAAVAKLKSTLTGDTLCDVSKPVIFDPIKFTEPMISYAIEPKSRGDEDKVSTGIHRLLEEDPTLKFTRDAETKDMILSGMGQVHLEVILEKLKRKFGTEVIMKAPKIAYRETIRTSADAQGKYKKQSGGKGQFGDCWVRIEPLPRGAGFEFINNVVGGSIPRSYIPAVEKGIIEAMAQGLYAGYPMVDLSASVYDGSYHSVDSSEMAFKIAGSFAIKKAVQDARPVLLEPIVKVEITVPDEYLGSIMGDLNTKRGKVQGVEQSGDNQKVVALVPVSEMLTYANQLNAITSGRGVYTMSPSHYDEVPEHIAKKIIEEKKEGQ is encoded by the coding sequence ATGAGCTTTGATACTGACAAGATCAGAAATATCGCTGTAATCGGCGGCGGCAGGGCTGGAAAGACCACCATGACCGATGCACTCCTTTTTACCGCAAAGGCAATCCCCAGGATAGGCAGGATCGAGGACGGCACCACTACAACAGATTACGAACCTGAGGAGATCAGCCGGACCATCTCTATATCATCAGCTTTGGCATTCTGCGACTGGCAGGGCTGCAGGTTAAATATCATAGATACACCGGGGTATATAAATTTTATCGAAGACTCCAAGGCGTGCCTGAGCGTTGCTGACGGAGTGATTGCGGTTGTCAGCGCTTTGACAGGAGTCAAGGCAGAGAATGAGCAGGTCTGGAAATGCGCTGACAGTTATAAATTGCCGCGCCTGGTATTCATAAGCAAGATGGACAGGGATAATGCTGATTTCGCAAGCGCGGTCAGCAGTGTTGAAAAAGCATACGACGTCTCAGTTGTTCCTCTGAACATTCCTATCGGTGCCGGCCCTGGTTTTGAAGGAATCATTGATGTCGTAAATATGAAAGCCTTAAAATTCAAGGGCGGTTCTATATTTGAGGAAGAGATACCTGAAGAATTAAAGTCTCAGTCAGAGGAATTCAGGACAAGGCTTATTGAGCGTGTCGCAGAGTCGGATGACTCTCTGCTTGAAAAGTATCTGGAAGGTGAAGAACTCTCATCAGATGAGATCAATAAGGGTTTAAAGAATGGTGTATTGACCGGTAAATTAGTTCCTGTTTTCTGCGGGTCTTCAACATTGAATATCGGCATGTCTCAGCTTCTTGATGCCGCAGTAAAGACCCTCCCTTCACCTGCTGAAAAAGCTGCGCTTGGCCCTGTGAAGGCTAAGGATCAAAAGACCGGAGAGGAAGTTATCATAAAGATCAATGAAGGCGGGCCGCTGGCAGTCCGAGTCTTCAAGACTATTGCAGACCCGTTCGCAGGCAAGCTGACGCTCTTCAGGGTTTATTCCGGTTCACTCAAGGCTGATACAACTGTCTATAATTCAACGCATGATGTTAAAGAAAAGTTAGGAAGCGTATTTTATCTTCAGGGCAAGAATCATATACCTGCTCAGGACGTAGGTCCCGGCGGCATTGCTGCGGTTGCCAAGCTTAAAAGCACATTGACAGGAGATACTCTTTGCGATGTGTCCAAGCCTGTTATTTTTGATCCGATAAAATTTACGGAACCGATGATCTCTTATGCGATCGAACCCAAGAGCAGAGGGGATGAGGATAAAGTGAGCACTGGTATTCACAGGCTGCTTGAGGAAGACCCCACGCTTAAATTCACGAGAGATGCAGAGACAAAGGATATGATCCTTTCCGGCATGGGGCAGGTTCACCTTGAGGTCATACTTGAAAAACTAAAAAGAAAGTTCGGCACAGAAGTTATTATGAAAGCTCCGAAGATAGCTTACCGCGAGACGATAAGAACATCTGCGGATGCGCAGGGCAAATACAAGAAACAGTCAGGCGGCAAGGGACAGTTCGGAGACTGCTGGGTCAGGATAGAGCCGTTGCCGAGAGGGGCAGGTTTTGAGTTTATCAATAATGTCGTAGGCGGGTCTATTCCAAGGTCGTACATCCCGGCTGTAGAGAAGGGGATAATTGAGGCGATGGCTCAAGGCTTATATGCGGGTTATCCAATGGTCGACCTGAGCGCCTCTGTATATGACGGGTCTTATCATTCAGTTGACTCGTCAGAGATGGCATTTAAAATTGCAGGCTCTTTTGCCATAAAAAAAGCTGTTCAGGATGCAAGGCCTGTCCTGCTTGAGCCTATAGTAAAGGTTGAGATCACTGTGCCTGATGAATATCTCGGGAGCATAATGGGCGACCTCAATACCAAGCGCGGCAAGGTGCAGGGAGTTGAGCAGTCAGGCGATAACCAGAAGGTTGTGGCGCTTGTGCCTGTGTCTGAGATGCTTACATATGCGAACCAGCTTAACGCAATAACAAGCGGCCGCGGCGTATATACGATGTCCCCGTCTCATTATGATGAAGTCCCTGAGCATATAGCAAAAAAGATAATTGAGGAGAAGAAAGAAGGGCAGTAA
- a CDS encoding endonuclease domain-containing protein, whose protein sequence is MSFLRNDPILKQRRRDLRRDQTDAEKAFWEQVRNKRFSGLRFVRQYSIGPYILDFYSPSVKVAVELDGGQHNQIDNKEYDAARTEYLKAHGIKVMRFWNHEVLLDMQSVLRKMAEMIS, encoded by the coding sequence ATGAGTTTTCTACGGAATGACCCGATACTGAAGCAGAGGCGAAGAGATTTGAGGCGTGACCAAACCGACGCTGAGAAGGCATTCTGGGAGCAGGTGCGGAACAAGCGATTTTCAGGATTAAGATTTGTAAGGCAATACAGCATCGGGCCTTACATCTTAGATTTCTACTCTCCATCCGTAAAGGTAGCTGTAGAACTGGACGGTGGTCAGCATAATCAAATTGATAACAAAGAATATGATGCAGCTCGGACTGAATATCTTAAAGCTCACGGAATTAAAGTAATGCGTTTTTGGAATCATGAGGTGTTGCTTGATATGCAGAGTGTTTTGAGGAAGATGGCGGAGATGATATCATAA
- the cimA gene encoding citramalate synthase, whose product MRKIELYDTTLRDGAQSEDISFSVEDKLRITEKLDDLGLHFIEGGWPGSSPRDAEFFQKAKKLKLKNSELTAFGSTHHALKKASNDPNIIALLKSGTPVITIFGKSWDFHVSHALKISKQANLDLISNSVSYLKKRVSKVFFDAEHFFDGYKANPEYALLSLKAAVEGGADCLVLCDTNGGMLPHDLGEIVKVVLKNFKVPVGIHAHNDSECAVANSIIALQLGASQVQGTMNGLGERCGNANLVSIIPNIRLKLNYSCITASNLKKLKVVSRYVSEISNLRHFKRQPYVGDSAFAHKGGIHVSAIQRHSDTYEHIKPELVGNYQRILVSDLGGKSNVLRKAKEFNLRLDPDSPLVAEIVKEVKDLENQGFQFEGAEASLELLMKKKLSLHRKFFDLIAIRVIDEFKVSDDAFSEATVHLSVKGEEIYTAANGNGPVNALDNALRKALKNKYPALNEVKLIDYKVRVLAAGVGTSAKVRVLIESCDKDHKWGTVGVSENIIEASWQALADSIEYKLLKG is encoded by the coding sequence ATGCGTAAGATCGAACTGTATGATACAACCCTGAGGGACGGCGCACAGTCTGAGGATATCTCTTTTTCAGTTGAAGACAAACTGCGCATAACAGAGAAGCTTGATGACCTCGGCCTTCATTTTATCGAAGGCGGTTGGCCCGGCTCAAGCCCGAGAGACGCTGAATTTTTTCAGAAGGCAAAGAAGCTTAAACTTAAGAACTCCGAGCTTACTGCTTTCGGCTCCACACATCACGCGTTAAAAAAAGCATCGAACGATCCTAATATCATTGCCCTTTTAAAATCAGGCACCCCTGTCATCACGATCTTCGGAAAGTCGTGGGACTTTCATGTGTCGCATGCTTTAAAGATATCCAAGCAGGCAAATCTCGACCTTATCAGCAATTCGGTCTCTTATCTGAAGAAGAGAGTTTCAAAGGTCTTTTTTGACGCAGAGCACTTCTTTGACGGCTACAAGGCAAACCCTGAGTATGCATTGCTGTCGCTTAAGGCTGCTGTAGAAGGCGGCGCAGATTGTCTTGTGCTTTGCGATACGAACGGCGGAATGCTGCCGCATGATCTCGGTGAGATCGTAAAGGTTGTGCTCAAGAACTTTAAGGTGCCTGTAGGCATTCACGCTCATAATGATTCGGAATGTGCTGTGGCGAATTCCATCATCGCATTACAGCTTGGCGCATCTCAAGTGCAGGGCACGATGAACGGCCTTGGTGAAAGATGCGGAAATGCCAACCTTGTCTCCATTATTCCAAACATAAGGTTAAAGCTTAACTATTCCTGTATAACTGCCTCTAATTTAAAGAAATTAAAGGTAGTCTCAAGGTACGTCTCAGAGATATCTAACCTTAGACATTTCAAGAGACAGCCCTATGTTGGAGACAGCGCTTTTGCTCATAAAGGCGGTATTCATGTCAGCGCGATCCAAAGACATTCTGACACTTATGAGCATATCAAGCCTGAACTTGTAGGCAATTATCAGCGTATCCTTGTCTCTGACCTTGGCGGGAAGAGCAATGTCTTAAGAAAGGCAAAGGAGTTCAATCTCAGGCTCGACCCTGATTCGCCTTTGGTAGCTGAGATAGTTAAGGAAGTGAAAGACCTGGAGAACCAGGGTTTTCAATTCGAGGGTGCTGAGGCTTCGCTTGAGCTTTTGATGAAGAAGAAGCTCAGCCTACACAGAAAATTCTTTGACCTTATCGCTATTCGTGTTATAGATGAATTTAAAGTATCTGATGATGCATTCAGCGAGGCCACTGTTCATCTGTCTGTGAAGGGCGAGGAGATATATACTGCAGCAAACGGCAACGGCCCGGTCAATGCATTGGATAACGCATTAAGAAAGGCGCTTAAAAATAAATATCCTGCGCTTAATGAAGTTAAACTTATAGATTACAAAGTAAGGGTCTTGGCTGCGGGAGTTGGAACTTCTGCCAAGGTAAGGGTACTTATCGAGTCATGCGATAAAGACCATAAGTGGGGGACTGTCGGAGTGTCTGAGAATATTATCGAGGCTTCATGGCAGGCGCTTGCAGACAGTATTGAGTATAAACTTTTGAAGGGATAA
- a CDS encoding cofactor-independent phosphoglycerate mutase, translating into MKYIILLGDGMAGRPLKKLGNKTCLQYARTPNMDKLASEGLVGKVRTVPKGFEPGSDVANLSILGYDPKKYYSGRAPVEAAYRGIKLGPKDVAFRCNLVTLSDSINSSSSVMKDYSAGHISTKEATLLIQEINKRLGSKDIKFYPGMSYRHLMIWRNGKDKIKCTPPHDITGKNVSGYLPKGDGSKIIKELIGASTDILMSHPVNLARVKKGLSPASSIWFWGQGRKIPIPTFKSKYGLKGAMISAVDLTKGLGKLAGFDILNVRGATGYLDTNYEGKARAALKALKSVDFVYLHVEAPDEAGHNGDMNAKIHAIEDFDLKVVGNIIKGMKRFKDFSILLLPDHPTPISIRTHSDEPVPFVIYRSDKEISSGAKVKAFSEKICGLKNIINIDKGYTLMDYFIGGGDWH; encoded by the coding sequence ATGAAATATATAATTCTATTAGGCGATGGCATGGCTGGAAGGCCTTTGAAGAAGCTTGGCAATAAGACCTGCCTTCAATATGCGCGCACTCCGAATATGGACAAGCTCGCCTCTGAAGGCCTTGTCGGTAAGGTCAGGACCGTTCCAAAAGGTTTTGAGCCGGGCTCTGATGTTGCTAACTTATCCATACTCGGATATGACCCGAAGAAATATTACAGCGGCAGGGCGCCTGTTGAGGCTGCTTACAGAGGGATAAAGCTCGGGCCTAAGGATGTGGCATTCAGGTGCAACCTTGTCACGTTGTCTGATTCAATTAACAGTTCATCGTCAGTGATGAAGGATTACAGCGCAGGCCATATCTCAACAAAAGAGGCAACGCTTCTTATACAGGAGATAAACAAGAGGCTCGGCAGTAAAGACATCAAATTTTATCCCGGCATGAGCTACAGGCATCTCATGATATGGAGGAACGGCAAGGATAAGATAAAGTGCACGCCGCCTCATGATATTACAGGGAAGAATGTCTCAGGATATCTTCCGAAAGGTGATGGCAGCAAAATTATTAAAGAACTCATTGGAGCTTCAACAGATATCCTTATGTCGCATCCTGTCAACCTTGCCAGGGTGAAGAAGGGGCTATCACCTGCAAGCAGCATCTGGTTCTGGGGGCAGGGCAGGAAGATACCGATTCCAACATTCAAATCCAAGTACGGGCTGAAGGGCGCAATGATATCAGCGGTGGATCTTACAAAGGGTTTAGGCAAGCTTGCGGGCTTTGATATTCTGAATGTCAGGGGCGCGACAGGTTATCTTGATACGAATTACGAGGGCAAAGCGAGGGCTGCGTTGAAGGCTTTAAAGAGCGTTGACTTTGTCTACCTGCATGTTGAGGCGCCTGATGAGGCAGGACATAACGGAGATATGAATGCAAAGATACATGCTATAGAGGACTTTGATCTTAAGGTTGTCGGGAATATTATTAAAGGCATGAAGAGGTTTAAAGACTTCAGCATACTTCTGCTGCCTGACCACCCGACGCCTATCAGCATAAGAACACATTCTGATGAGCCTGTGCCGTTTGTAATATACAGAAGTGATAAAGAAATCTCTTCTGGCGCGAAGGTAAAAGCCTTCTCAGAAAAGATCTGCGGATTGAAAAATATTATAAATATTGATAAGGGATACACGCTGATGGATTATTTTATTGGAGGTGGGGATTGGCATTAA
- a CDS encoding SoxR reducing system RseC family protein, whose protein sequence is MIEETGVVIRTEGITATVLVQKRGSCEGCTATGTCATTQEGMEIEALNPVQAEAGQTVKVSIQSMTYLKGTMLVYGFPMIALIAGAVIGKNIGEKFFSSFDSDLCAAIFGFSAFLLAFLFAKVYSRKAETKTEYKPVISEIVS, encoded by the coding sequence ATGATCGAAGAGACCGGCGTAGTGATCAGGACTGAAGGGATAACGGCAACAGTTCTTGTTCAGAAGAGGGGCTCCTGTGAAGGCTGTACCGCGACAGGAACATGCGCTACAACTCAGGAAGGCATGGAGATAGAAGCGTTAAACCCTGTTCAGGCCGAGGCCGGCCAAACCGTAAAAGTTTCGATACAGTCCATGACCTATCTGAAAGGCACCATGCTTGTTTACGGTTTTCCCATGATAGCGCTTATAGCAGGGGCTGTTATCGGCAAGAACATCGGTGAAAAATTCTTTTCATCTTTTGATTCAGACCTGTGTGCAGCCATATTTGGTTTCAGCGCATTTTTGCTCGCATTTTTATTTGCCAAAGTATACAGCAGGAAAGCAGAGACAAAGACTGAATATAAACCTGTCATTAGTGAGATCGTCTCTTAA
- a CDS encoding aurora kinase A-interacting protein, giving the protein MGNVMKWRKKKMSKHKHRKLLKRTKHQRRNK; this is encoded by the coding sequence TTGGGAAACGTAATGAAATGGCGCAAAAAGAAGATGAGCAAGCATAAACACAGAAAGCTGCTCAAGAGAACCAAGCACCAGAGAAGAAACAAATAA
- a CDS encoding aspartate kinase, producing MALIVQKYGGTSVANTERIKAVAERVVATAKEGNQVVVVVSAMAGETDKLERFAHEISDYPVEREMDLLLSSGERITSALTAMAIQELGFTSMSFTGRQVGILTDSSHTKAMIESIDAGRLEAAISEGVIPVVAGFQGINELSDVTTLGRGGSDTTAVAIAAALKADLCEIYTDVDGVYTTDPRLVKDARKLEKISYDEMLEMASLGAKVLHNRSVEFAKKFNVPLVVRSSFNNIPGTLVTMEDKDMEKTVISGVTADKNQTRVTIFGVPDKPGIAAKVFKALADANIVIDMIVQNVSTETHATDISFTVSKADSKKASDVTAKVSEALGAKGVTMNADVAKVSIVGVGMQSHIGVAAKMFDVLSKQGINIMMISTSEIKISCIIDIDKIGTAVQTLHDAFELAG from the coding sequence TTGGCATTAATAGTTCAGAAATACGGAGGCACATCAGTTGCGAACACAGAGAGGATAAAGGCTGTTGCAGAGAGAGTTGTTGCAACTGCAAAGGAAGGCAACCAGGTTGTTGTGGTTGTATCTGCTATGGCAGGAGAGACAGACAAGCTTGAGAGATTCGCCCATGAGATTTCTGATTATCCTGTTGAGAGAGAGATGGACCTGCTCCTCTCATCCGGTGAGAGGATAACAAGCGCGCTAACAGCTATGGCGATACAGGAACTGGGATTCACCTCGATGAGCTTTACAGGCAGGCAGGTCGGCATTCTGACAGACAGCTCCCACACAAAGGCGATGATAGAGAGCATTGACGCTGGAAGGCTTGAGGCTGCCATTAGTGAAGGTGTTATACCTGTGGTTGCAGGATTTCAGGGTATAAATGAATTATCTGACGTCACCACACTCGGCAGGGGCGGTTCTGATACAACTGCCGTTGCGATAGCCGCCGCGCTCAAGGCTGACCTGTGTGAGATATACACGGATGTTGACGGTGTCTATACTACAGACCCGAGATTGGTCAAAGACGCAAGAAAGCTGGAAAAGATATCTTATGATGAGATGCTTGAGATGGCAAGCCTCGGCGCAAAGGTTCTTCATAACCGCTCAGTAGAGTTTGCAAAGAAGTTCAATGTGCCGCTTGTTGTTCGCTCAAGCTTTAATAATATTCCGGGAACCCTTGTTACAATGGAGGATAAAGATATGGAGAAGACAGTAATATCAGGAGTTACAGCTGACAAGAATCAGACACGAGTGACTATATTCGGCGTGCCGGATAAGCCCGGTATAGCGGCAAAGGTATTTAAAGCCCTTGCAGACGCAAATATTGTTATTGATATGATCGTTCAGAACGTCAGCACAGAGACGCATGCGACTGACATATCTTTTACAGTATCAAAGGCAGACAGCAAAAAGGCGTCTGATGTGACAGCAAAGGTCTCTGAAGCGCTTGGAGCCAAAGGCGTGACCATGAATGCCGATGTAGCAAAGGTCTCTATTGTGGGAGTCGGCATGCAGTCGCATATCGGCGTGGCTGCAAAGATGTTCGATGTACTGTCAAAGCAGGGTATTAACATAATGATGATCAGCACATCCGAGATAAAGATATCCTGTATCATTGATATCGATAAGATAGGCACAGCGGTCCAGACCCTTCATGATGCTTTTGAACTTGCCGGATAA